DNA from Asterias amurensis chromosome 7, ASM3211899v1:
TTTAGCCCTTCAGTCAGATTGCCTTGGGTCGGCAGATCAGCGTGGCTAACAGCTGCACAAAAGACAAGATCAAATAAGCCCCATAAATAAAACTGAGATACCAGAATGGTTGTTGACAAACGCTTCATTTATGTCTGAATAAAAAACTGACATTGGTGAATAATGAACTTGACAGAATAAGGAGACCACCAGCATTAGGGTTGGTTAGCTCAGTTGGCAGAACGCTGCTCTGGTCAAGTTGTCTTGGTTCAAACTGACATTGGTGAATAATGAACTTGACAGAATAAGGAGACCACCAGCATTAGGgttggatagctcagttggcagaACGCTGCTCTGGTCAAGTTGTCTTGGTTCAAACTAACATTGGTGAATAATGAACTTGCAGAATAAGGAGACCACCAGCATTAGGgttggatagctcagttggcagaACGCTGCTCTGGTCAAGTTGTCTTGGTTCAAACTAACATTGGTGAATAATGAACTTGCAGAATAAGGAGACCACCAGCATTAGGgttggatagctcagttggcagaACGCTGCTCTGGTCAAGTTGTCTTGGTTCAAACTAACATTGGTGAATAATGAACTTGACAGAATAAGGAGACCACCAGCATTAGGgttggatagctcagttgtcaGAACGCTGCTCTGGTCAAGTTGTCTTGGTTCAAACTAACATTGGTGAATAATGAACTTGCAGAATAAGGAGACCACCAGCATTAGGgttggatagctcagttggcagaACGCTGCTCTGGTCAAGTTGTCTTGGTTCAAACTAACATTGGTGAATAATGAACTTGACAGAATAAGGAGACCACCAGCATTAGGgttggatagctcagttggcagaACGCTGCTCTGGTCAAGTTGTCTTggttcaacccaaaattgatATAATACTGGAGTTAcaggaaaatattgtttttgaaaGATTAATTACTTTTCAAATCTGTGTTTTTGTTGAACCCCATCTGATTCTGCGAAGCCGAACTGAGCAGGAAACCACTCATAAATGGTATGTGATATGGTTCTTTGGCTGgtcaccttattctggttagcatagtTGTGTTGTGATTAGCTATTGAAATATTACCAAATGAAATATTGTACACAAAGATGGTAATGAAATATAACATCATTGTTTGATTATAgactgaaagctcactgattataaagttcacAAGCTAGAACCATGTTTATTGTTTGGATTATTTCCCTCTGATTTTAGCTGATACAGCAACATATGAggacaatacatgtatgtgtttacatgctgaacaatttGTATGGGTTTTTACAATTCTCTAATGACTCACACAATGGATTCATCCTGAACGGTtcagcccaagttttcacagatctGCATGCATACGGtatatcaaacaaaacatgaacactgtctgcttCACTTTGGTAAAACCCTTTAAGATTAAATTTTTCTGGTGTTGGGATGGGTCGAACACAATTAAAAAACCACCAAAAAAGAAATATTGTTCTTCCCCCCTTTTTCTTGTTTGCGATGACACATGTGACTTAAGGCTAGAGTCCCTCCCAGCAGAGGAAATGAGTTATAATTGAATCACCTCCTGCTTCTGCAATCAGAACAGTGTAGTTCACAATATCCCTCTCAGAGTTGTCAAAGTAGGACGTGTCAAAGGTCACAGGGAAGGTGTAAGGAGTGATGTCATTGGTGCTACTCGGTGCTTTAGGAGGGTCATCATCGGCTTTAGGATCTGGAGAATAAAGGCGTTCTTATTGTAGCAGTTTAAGGTGAAAGTCATTGAGCTTCAAATAACTTATTACTGCTAGACAGAACGACACACATTAATCTGTTGCATGTCATGGtggagcagttaagagcactggctcaagctctgatgtttctgatcagcagagtgtttgtttgagtcccagtcatgacacttgtgtccttaagcaagactctAAATAACCACAGCTTCGTCCTTTGAATGGGCCaaaggtcccatgtgttgtgaatGCACGAAAAAGAACCAAGTATAGAAGGGGTTTGCCAAAGTGTTTATGGATTGATTGGCAGCATTATGTGCCAGAGAACCTTGTTAAAGAGTCAGTCTTTTACTTCAACATATAGCTTCACATGTAGGAAAAATACTGACAGTGCATTGGGATCTCAAGATGATATGCCCTGtataagaatggttaattattattaatctgAAGGTTCAattcccgctctagtcaattgttGAAAGCATTCAGAATGAACTAGCAGAGAACTCACAATGGAAGGTAGTTGATTTGACGACCCATCTCAATCTACTGATGAGAGTATCAGACTTAGCAGTCAATGTGATGTTGTATCTCGTACTAGCCTTCAACTTAATACACCTAAAGTCCGTTATTGAAGAGTTCACCTCAACATGGTAGGTATCACAGGCAGTCGAGGATCGGATCTGATCTGCCTCACAGATCCCGATGATGTATCGATCCACGATGCCCCTAGGGGGTGTCCAGGCCATGTGGAGCAGACTGTGGGTAACTGACTTGAAGGTAATTGGGCCAGGGACACCTGGTGCTGCACATTtaagaaaggaaaaaataacaattgGCATGAAAATATGACTCATTGTACAAATTGTGGCCAAAGATTTGATCACAATCAGGGCTCCAATTTACTGGCCAACCTTATCCTTGTAAGCTCAAATTTGAAATGCTTTGCTGTTacctgtgcttaagcagctctatgaaaatgtgCCATTTCATACCAATACCAGAAAGCCCAATACTTACGTATTCgttgtatggctgtgactggaTGCAAGCTGAGAAGTCCTCCCCTGTCTGCCCTCACCTCAGCCCGATACTCCTGCCCCGGTAGTAGCTGATCATCAAACACTAAATGACAATCTCTTTCTTTACATGGCGCATTCTGAACAGCGACTTGATGATATGTCCCAGAAAGGAAGAGGGTAGCTACGTAGAAGTCCACGACACAACCTTGGCAATTATTGCTGGTCCAAACTAGCTGTAGTTTGATGTCATCCAGGACATCTACAATGAGGCTCGATGGACCCATTGGCACTACGAAATCAAATCAGTAAGATTGGATCACATTGTGTCACAAGTGAATCAAGTTTCTCAAGTAACGTGAAAAAAAAGGCAACTTTAGAGCAGTGACTTACCAACTaaaccaccaagattgcccggtagccatcggcagtttgaatcctatattttagcagttgGTACCgcttgtaagacactgctctataattgcaaaGGTAGGCTATATTATATTGGATTAAATTAATCGAacgattccaaaaaccaaaggtatactttgtctttaaagCTAATAGTTTGTGAGCTACTCACATGTCAGTACGTTGTACACATTTGGGTCACTCCTGGACAAGTGAAGATATGTTTCCAGTGTGACATTGTACTCAATCCCAGACTTCAACCCTTCAAACCTAGCTGTGTTACTTCCTGAACCAATGACCTGTTCATTCTGAAGGCATTGAGAGCAAGTGACTGTGACATGTTGGTAGTTACCCTCTGGTGTGTCCCATTGTATCGTGAAGGTGGAGCTGGTTCGCTCACTAATCCTGATACCTGTGGGTGGCAAAACACCTGAGGAAACCAGAAGAAAATCAGTCCCTATAAATTCCATCTAAATAGGGGGCTTAAATTTAGTAATGTGATAGCTTCATTTTCTAATTGATATGAACATGGTGCTGGTCTGGTCGCTTCTCCTCCTGGTAAATCATCCGAGGAGACCAGACGAGaattagtcaaaataaatgACCCTTTCAAAGGAGGCttcaatctctctcatacaaatattggtttaaaatctatgattatgattatgattatgatatTGTGATTGAGTACCTAACTTACCAGTGTCTACAGTGATGTTTTGGGGATAGCTTGATTTCCCATTTCTGCTGACAGTTACTACTGAACATCCGTAAGTAACACCAGGTAATAGTTCACTCACAAGAAACAAAGTCTCTCTGGTTTGCCATGTCATTAATGGTTTCAATCTGTAGTTCTGTGCTTTGCAGGAGATGACGAAGTATTTTACCAGAGGGGGTGGGGTGTGTGGAGGGAAGATCCACTCTAGTCTGATGCTGTTTGCTGTGGGGTCAAGTACCCTTACATTTGATGGAGGTTCCGTTTCTGAAATACAAACAATACATTTGAGGTTCAAATGATGTACCATAGGTCctggccttcgttgcccctggatttggccttggtgcccctccaaaggtttcccattaactttaagattttccaatggaagtgccctggACAGAATGTTAATGTCCTCgtcttttaaagatgaaatttcaggcctgctataacacaaacatacacaagccTAACCTTATCTATTTTAACTGTTGAAATGACTCTGTGATTAACCTTCAGTTCATGAAGTTTGTTAGTGAGTtttaatcaaattcaaatttcaagttTAAGCAGTTTGCCCTTAGCATGCCAAAATTTTAGTTGGAGTTTATCCTTGGTTTTAATCTTGATGATTAGTGTTCATCCATAGAAAACATccatttataataatttttaatttgttacatTAATTTGATCTGCCCACATTTGCAAGGATCTGCACTTACTTTTAATTCTATTTAAACTGTTCtcattttttctcttttttccctTCATGTTAGCTTGTGTATGAGGCGAAGCCAGTCCATCTACCTCGCTCTATTTCAACCTACCTGGAAACCACTCTCTGTAAATAGTGGTTGACAGCGGCCCGCTGAATGCTTGTACGTTGAGTTCATACCGTGCCCCTGGATAGATACCATATAGGGTGATGTTTTGCATTGTTCCAGCCAGGTCATCAGATCGATATTTTTTAAACCCCCCGGGATAACTGTCTGTTTGGTTGTAGGAAAATATGTACTTGTTGATGTTGGTTTGGTTCTCAAAGAACCACTGAACGGTTGCCTTGGTAACGTTGCCATCAAGGAGTTGCAACTCTGGATCCGGAAAGTTGAGTTTGTGAAAAACTGAAGGTAGAATAGAGATTGGGAGAAAATATTCAGAAAAACCAGAGCAGTTTGGGAATAACAGgttaaaatgttgttaaaaaaacaggCTATAATGAAGTGTTGTTGTAAAAATTTTATCTCTTTTCCATGCAGCAACATACAAATGTCCATTGGGCAGGGTATGAACATCATTGATAAGGAATTAAACCAGACACTGGAAAAAGAAATACATTTAACTCAATTCGCAATAAGTGATTGGCTGAAAGCGAGTGCGTACTTCACACATGGCCTACATAAGCTTtttaaacctacatgtatcagGCGATTTGATAAATTTTCTGCTGATTGTTCTGCGGGTAAGAGTAAAAAATCAGATGGGTCTAACTTAGGAAGATCATCAATCATTTCCTTATTGCAATAGAATGAATGTCACAGTACCGAACATTTCCTTATTGCAATAGAACGAATGTCACAGTACCGAACATCAATCATTTCCTTATTGCAATAGAATGAATGTCACAGTAccaaaaattttgactcaaatgAAAAGATGGAAATATTGAAGTGTGACCAGCAGATTCTATTCTTCACACCGTGTCATGCAGAACCTTGTGGTGttattttggtcaaaatatCAAACATAGATTAAAAGGGTGAATTCTAATTTCGATTCTGAATCATGCAGCATGTGGGGTTGGTTTGTAAGGTAAAAATATAGCAGCAATTGACGCATAATTAACTTGctttataaaacaacaaaattgctctgcaaacaatattgataaaagGCAAACACAACATAAAAGCTTTCAGCCATGGCATGCTTGCGTTTTTAACTAAGTAACCCTGATGTTTCCTAATTATGGAGTGATTTTTGGAGGTTAGTTCAGGTTTGTTTTCACAGTGAAGGTAATCAAGAGAAAGTCTTTGCTATAAATCTCTCTGCACCCTTTTGTAATGTTTTGTCAAATCAGGGATAGAAGTATTACTCTGTTtgtataaatcaatcaatactTTGTAATAATATCTAGAATACATGGACACCGTCCCTGAATTACTTTTTTATACCCATTCATTTTCACCGTCCCTGAATTACTTTTTTATACCCATTCATTTTCCCCCAATCTTCAATCGAGAGATTTTTTACATATGTCTTTGTCCTGGAATTCACCGAATTTCCATGGTTCCATATTCAGTTGAGAATTGTTTTATCAACTTTGGTTCCATATAGATCAACAAAACCCAGAAGAGTTGCAATCGTTCTACTTCAGCATCAGAACCTTAacggtagggtcatagattggtaaatacttcaaaataaccataaaaacttacttggtaaaaagaacacagctgttgatagtatgaacatttttgagaaaggattccctttaaagtaatttggtttggataattgttttcacccaaaaacatttgaatatgagaagtaTTCTTTGAGGTGGCGTCTGTTCATGAATGCTGCGGGTATCTGTTCACTAAATGTGGATGGATTAGTCCTTGAATCTCCACTGACAGTTCTGTCactgttttcactgttttctcagcaagatAGACACTGCTTTCAGCCAAAACTTTCCccagttctttcactgttttctcagcaaggtAGACATTGTTTTTAGACGAAATTTTCCCAAGTGACTttcattgtatctttctttataattttgcttATAATATAAGTCAGCCTTATGTTGCCCAAAAATCAATCTATGACCCTTCCTTCAACAAGTTAAGTTTTCTGTCAggtttctttacaaagtttCCCTCGAGTTCAAGTCACTAAAAACATGAAAAAGGGTGCAGTAGAGCTTTGAGTGGATTGAAATACCTGTTGTGATATTAATAAAATCACTTGCAGATCTGCCAAAATCATCATCTCTAGCAACTACGTTCACGTTATACATCACCGCTGAGGTGAGACCATGTTTAGCCATACAGACAGATGTGCCGTTCACAAAGTGATCTTTATGCCAAGTCCGGGTTTCGTCTAAGTAGGACTTGGTGACTAGGAAGTAGTAGATAGAACCCTCAGGTCCAACGGGTTCAACGAGGCACAGAGTGATTGATTCAGGGGTTACTTGGATGCTAGCGAGGTCAATGACCGGGCGTGACAGCACTTATTTTAGGAAGGGAAGAAACAGAAATCACCAAAATAAAATGCggcatttaaagggaaggatacaattggtaatcacttttaaaattaatatatatatatatataatggcaataacaacttacttggtagaaGTACAGCAGTTATTGATAAAAGCCTTTTGATAATCAGTTAATTTTGTAGTAATgtagttatggaaaaagataaaagcttttataaaaaaaatattgaatctgagaagcttttctgtcagaaatgtttctcacaCTGTCTGTATTCCAAATGCTGATTATTCTTCCAGCATGGATACAATCACTATGTTTTGTTGTGATATCTCCAAAACACTACCACTTTTTAtctggatttgttttcacaggttagttacaaatgttgtatatttttatatataatttgtataaaaaggattaaaacaattgaacagttccaaaaaccaaaggtataccttccctttataagGAGAGTGGAATGGTGCTTTAAATGAAGAGGTTTTAGGGAAGTCAACACAAATTTATTAATAACACAAATCAGTGAGAGAGTAAACTTGTGCATTAGGCTAATTGGCTATACTACAAATCAGATAGTAAACTTGTGCATTAATTGGCAAGTTTAAACAGGTTATTGTTAAGTCCTGCTGCATGGGTAAAATATTAGAAGCTCTATTCTAAAGGCTGCTGTTATGGTTAATGTTAGGTTTTTATAAGTTTGTAACAGTGCATGTTTGTAAGCTGTAACCCATTTCCCCTCCGACCCCTCCTAAAGTGATATTCCTGTAGGCATCATGTCAGAGGCAGTTTTTATGCTGTTTTGTAAAACTGAATTTTTTACTTTCAGTTTATAACACAACAATGAGGAAATTAGACTTGTCATCTGTaacttgaccccccccccctgttctGAGAATTCCTGCTTTGTACTGCCTGGTCGGAAAATTGATATTTTGCCAATGTTTGGCTTATAATGGGACGCCAAAACCTATACTAGTGCTGTGCAGGCTAAGGCCTAGACCCTAGCCCTAAGGCCCTGTTGTGAACATAACAGGTCGATTATTGAGTGAAAATGCAGTCTTTCAATTTCACCAAGACCCTCGgaggtactcctagaactatgatgaGGTACGATGAGGTACCTCATCATAGTATTAGGAGTACTTAGGAGGTGGTTGGAATGATGATGAACGTGgctctcccaatgttttatttaaagtttaaacaatgacaatactataatttacttggtaaaagccactgctctagaaatgcaagggCTGTCAGTTCGAATCCAGcgcgagtaatatgcctgtgatattttttttcacaagactctggaaagtactgactaATACACGTTGCTTACATTAGTCATTACAGTTACCCACATCAGTGATTGGGTAAAAGGGAAATtcttctttatcccgatgcaaatttagttagcactataaaaatatataaaaattagtCTTGTAAATTTAACTTATACTAGGCAGTTTGGAGACACTGTCTTCCTTGCTCTTAGGTCATACCATGGCACACACAAAACTGTCACAAAATACTGTCTGGTCAATGGTCATCCAGACTAGCATTAGCAACGGTTTACATTGGCTGCATGGGTTTCTACTGTTGGTACGTGCACCACACATAGGAAACTTTTGTCTTAGTGGAAATTTTAGGCGAAATTAGAGCCAGTTCAGTTGGTCAAGAATAACTGAATTAATGGGTACCCGAAGTAATCGTGCGCAGTAGAACTGTTTATAGCAAAATTTAAATGGTATATCTAATATTATAAGGCAGGGACTTCATAAAATAAATCATCCATTATTTGAGGCCCCACGGCAAATTAAGAAAGACTGACtgtgacaaaaaaataattacacggTGTAGTTTGCCGACTGACATCAGCAAAGGTAGTTGTTGGGTCGACTCCGTCTGGTGTCCACGGCACATAGGGCCCTGTCCTTTCCGTAGATACACCATTTTGGTCGGGAAATATGGTAGAAACATCTGTGGACGTTACCAGAGTTCTCAACTCATCTCTTCCGCTTTGAGATGATGAAATTCCAGACGATTTTGTAGAATTTCCATCCACTGATGTTACGGCGGATGCCGTAATCCCAAGTTCTGTCAAAACTGCTGTAGTGGCTGAGGtggcaacagagggcgctagatCAGTTGTGACTTCTGGGGAGAAAGTGTCGCCCTCCAAAAAGGTTGCGCCAGTGAATGTGTCTTCTGTCCCCCTGTCTAATGAAGTGGGCGCACTTTCCGTAGATGGAGATGTAGTTTGATTTACAGCTGAAACAAAACTCGTCCCTGGAATGAGGATGCACCAAAAAATCATTAACAAAAAGATTTCAACTTCATAAGACAGGCCTACAGCACTGTGTCTTTGTGCAGTCACGTGGGATTTAGTGCAAGATAAGTTCATCCACATGATTGCTTCTATCGAACCAATAACatttaaataataaagtatGATTTTTTATGGAGTCTTATATGAGTATTCTTGGCAGTAGCATATTAGAAAAACATCTACTCTGGACAAGTGGTTCGTGGTGAACTTTGTAAGCTTAAATGCTTTTGTCATAACTTAAAAAATCATATGTGGGGTGAATCTGCTCGCAATGGTTTCCCTTCCTTTCACAGATTCTGACGAAACCAAACAACTTTATTACAAAAGAAGTTAAACAATAACACAATAGCAGGTGCCTGTCATTACAACAAATTACAACGGTCGTTAATACTTACCTAAAATCAAAGTTAAATAAGCAGCCAACGATATCTGTAGAAATACAACATACAAATAATTACAATAAGTATTAGGGGAAGTATTAATTGGCAAACAAACATTGTAATTTTGTTCAATTGCCCTTTGGGAAACTTCCTTATTCATTAAGTTATTTCaatcacacaaatttgattcagGCATCATACACTAATTGCTTACAGAAAATAAAGTCTGCTTCGGCCATAATTCACAaagtgtttattattatttcgttaGTGGTACCATCAGGCCCATTACAACAATATTAGGGGTAATCATGatacggttaccagccaaactgccatgGATGCCTTCACTTTGTGAATGCTCTCCTCAATTCTGCTATTAAATGGgtagacattttgttttggtaattCATTTGTTGCTCAAGCCTTTAACAAGCCCCATACCTGTGCTGCCCAAAAATAAGCAATAATAAAGTGTTCAAATCGGCGTATGAGTGAAAGAGAACTCAGGCAACAGCTGATAATAGGACTCCCCTCCCTTCTATGAAACCCATCATTTAAACTCAGCTTTTACAGTTTGCCCGAGTAAAGTATACTTCATAACTAATCGAAATCAGCAGTATTAAACACACAGCCGGCTGCTTTCAAAACTCCCAAATAGAAAGCGCATAAGTCCTTTAAATACCACGTGTGACTCATGCGATTTAAAGGCTGTTATTTTAAGAAGTTTCACTCACTAAGACGTTTCTGTTGAGAGCCATCGGAgcaaaaattaccaaaattacaaaatgacGCAGAGACCTACTTGAACTGATCATCGAATCTATAGTGTCACGTCCCCACGAGATCCGTCGTTACAGGCAACCAGCTCCAGGCAATCTCTATTAATAACATATATGCATCCACATTACAGTTTTGTCACAATGTTCTTGGGGACGACAGTGATAGGGACGGGTTAGTTGCCGTAAGAGGAACTGTGCTACTGAAGTGTTCGAGTGGTTGCCTTAAAAGTTGCATGAAAGATGACCGTGGTCTCATATGAACAACTACATAAGTCGACAAGGAACACGattatattatttttgattcaCAGTAATATTTTCTAAAAATAGAAAACTTTAAAGTGCTCTACCCGCAGGATCTATCATCCCCAAAACCGTGCAAGatctaaacaaaataataacaccaACTCAACATGTCCCCTGGTGAGCTTCCAATGTCAAATTTGTATGCGATGCATTCGACCGAGTCTTTATAAaagtgaatgttttttcttcaagttctCTAAACTTACGTAAACGGTATTATTGTTGTCCAGACTCAAACCATCCAATGACGTCATAAATACTTCAACTAAACTAATGTGTCCATTTTGTACGGGAAGTCTTTTAAAG
Protein-coding regions in this window:
- the LOC139939686 gene encoding receptor-type tyrosine-protein phosphatase H-like isoform X1, translated to MANATVLRISLAAYLTLILGTSFVSAVNQTTSPSTESAPTSLDRGTEDTFTGATFLEGDTFSPEVTTDLAPSVATSATTAVLTELGITASAVTSVDGNSTKSSGISSSQSGRDELRTLVTSTDVSTIFPDQNGVSTERTGPYVPWTPDGVDPTTTFADVSRQTTPLLSRPVIDLASIQVTPESITLCLVEPVGPEGSIYYFLVTKSYLDETRTWHKDHFVNGTSVCMAKHGLTSAVMYNVNVVARDDDFGRSASDFINITTVFHKLNFPDPELQLLDGNVTKATVQWFFENQTNINKYIFSYNQTDSYPGGFKKYRSDDLAGTMQNITLYGIYPGARYELNVQAFSGPLSTTIYREWFPETEPPSNVRVLDPTANSIRLEWIFPPHTPPPLVKYFVISCKAQNYRLKPLMTWQTRETLFLVSELLPGVTYGCSVVTVSRNGKSSYPQNITVDTGVLPPTGIRISERTSSTFTIQWDTPEGNYQHVTVTCSQCLQNEQVIGSGSNTARFEGLKSGIEYNVTLETYLHLSRSDPNVYNVLTLPMGPSSLIVDVLDDIKLQLVWTSNNCQGCVVDFYVATLFLSGTYHQVAVQNAPCKERDCHLVFDDQLLPGQEYRAEVRADRGGLLSLHPVTAIQRIPPGVPGPITFKSVTHSLLHMAWTPPRGIVDRYIIGICEADQIRSSTACDTYHVEVNSSITDFRCIKLKASTRYNITLTAKSDTLISRLRWVVKSTTFHYPKADDDPPKAPSSTNDITPYTFPVTFDTSYFDNSERDIVNYTVLIAEAGAVSHADLPTQGNLTEGLKTRTWAVAIGQETIQRYQIAEHYSYADLTAESGKREAYASRTIVIGEESCSEENKDVYCNGPLKHNRIYVYQFRAFTKTGYSDTPFSRHVLLPEDNTGVVVGISVILVLLFVIVLVLISIIMMRKFRGTYGRYKPAHSMEPLPIRMMTRASTRLRNSRPVLLTDFCHDFQVMNAHCHYGFSQEYEAMVKVGRKLSSNSAVLAANVSKNRYTNILPFDRTRVMLSPVDDVEGSDYINANYIPGYNSPREYIACQGPLPGTVDDTWRMVWEQDVATIVILTQLIEKATVKCDQYWPEDNTPLLYGDIKILMSHKEEMENWCIRDFTLQMFETTKQVRQFHYLAWPDHGVPDSSSTLKNFIHTVREQIPSNGTPTIVHCSAGVGRTGTFICLDRLMRHMEDYNFVDILRIVCDMRSHRNFMVQTEQQYVFIHKCILEILEEKGIAPKRLPSISSLDTYDMNSHLGSDASAIKRRSKGDEDRDVNMRRSSVGSEDDTLKRMSMYSMGSPKRSLIEEDTRSRSQKKSANGGSNGSLKKCANGSNNGSPKKCANGSNRGSLRNSANGSSNGSPKKCGIEGSNGSHRNSANASPKKCASCGSNGSIKKHPNGIETDVSEEIV
- the LOC139939686 gene encoding receptor-type tyrosine-protein phosphatase H-like isoform X2; this translates as MANATVLRISLAAYLTLILGTSFVSAVNQTTSPSTESAPTSLDRGTEDTFTGATFLEGDTFSPEVTTDLAPSVATSATTAVLTELGITASAVTSVDGNSTKSSGISSSQSGRDELRTLVTSTDVSTIFPDQNGVSTERTGPYVPWTPDGVDPTTTFADVSRQTTPFFHKLNFPDPELQLLDGNVTKATVQWFFENQTNINKYIFSYNQTDSYPGGFKKYRSDDLAGTMQNITLYGIYPGARYELNVQAFSGPLSTTIYREWFPETEPPSNVRVLDPTANSIRLEWIFPPHTPPPLVKYFVISCKAQNYRLKPLMTWQTRETLFLVSELLPGVTYGCSVVTVSRNGKSSYPQNITVDTGVLPPTGIRISERTSSTFTIQWDTPEGNYQHVTVTCSQCLQNEQVIGSGSNTARFEGLKSGIEYNVTLETYLHLSRSDPNVYNVLTLPMGPSSLIVDVLDDIKLQLVWTSNNCQGCVVDFYVATLFLSGTYHQVAVQNAPCKERDCHLVFDDQLLPGQEYRAEVRADRGGLLSLHPVTAIQRIPPGVPGPITFKSVTHSLLHMAWTPPRGIVDRYIIGICEADQIRSSTACDTYHVEVNSSITDFRCIKLKASTRYNITLTAKSDTLISRLRWVVKSTTFHYPKADDDPPKAPSSTNDITPYTFPVTFDTSYFDNSERDIVNYTVLIAEAGAVSHADLPTQGNLTEGLKTRTWAVAIGQETIQRYQIAEHYSYADLTAESGKREAYASRTIVIGEESCSEENKDVYCNGPLKHNRIYVYQFRAFTKTGYSDTPFSRHVLLPEDNTGVVVGISVILVLLFVIVLVLISIIMMRKFRGTYGRYKPAHSMEPLPIRMMTRASTRLRNSRPVLLTDFCHDFQVMNAHCHYGFSQEYEAMVKVGRKLSSNSAVLAANVSKNRYTNILPFDRTRVMLSPVDDVEGSDYINANYIPGYNSPREYIACQGPLPGTVDDTWRMVWEQDVATIVILTQLIEKATVKCDQYWPEDNTPLLYGDIKILMSHKEEMENWCIRDFTLQMFETTKQVRQFHYLAWPDHGVPDSSSTLKNFIHTVREQIPSNGTPTIVHCSAGVGRTGTFICLDRLMRHMEDYNFVDILRIVCDMRSHRNFMVQTEQQYVFIHKCILEILEEKGIAPKRLPSISSLDTYDMNSHLGSDASAIKRRSKGDEDRDVNMRRSSVGSEDDTLKRMSMYSMGSPKRSLIEEDTRSRSQKKSANGGSNGSLKKCANGSNNGSPKKCANGSNRGSLRNSANGSSNGSPKKCGIEGSNGSHRNSANASPKKCASCGSNGSIKKHPNGIETDVSEEIV